In Streptomyces sp. NBC_01717, one DNA window encodes the following:
- a CDS encoding peptidoglycan recognition protein family protein, protein MKLVTRAQLGWPASAAPTQATAKGVKVHYEGAPVSTKLLTDHQACISQWKAIRASHLANRTENYSDVAYNYAACPHGYLLEGRGLGKRTGANGNQALNVAHYAIVGLVGSSGLTEPTDAMLGAIRDGIELLRAHGAGAEIKGHRDGYATACPGGPLYAWVQNGAPRPKSEEDDPMAGLTKLDIFNAVWKTDAIAAPSDATDIKTNPNWQALSILRDTQARVRSMDKRVAAMSAAITALAGQVGKGADTATIVTAVEAAIESAVIDVNINTKEQ, encoded by the coding sequence TTGAAACTCGTCACGAGGGCGCAGCTCGGATGGCCCGCCTCGGCCGCCCCGACGCAGGCCACCGCCAAGGGCGTCAAGGTCCATTACGAGGGGGCGCCGGTATCCACCAAGCTCCTCACCGACCACCAGGCGTGCATCAGCCAGTGGAAGGCGATCAGGGCAAGCCACCTCGCGAACAGGACCGAGAACTACAGCGACGTCGCATACAACTACGCGGCCTGCCCCCACGGCTACCTGCTGGAGGGTCGAGGCCTCGGTAAGCGGACCGGCGCGAACGGCAACCAGGCGTTGAACGTGGCGCATTACGCGATCGTCGGCCTCGTCGGATCATCCGGCCTCACCGAGCCGACTGACGCCATGCTCGGCGCGATCCGAGACGGCATCGAGCTACTCCGCGCCCACGGCGCCGGAGCCGAAATCAAGGGCCACCGCGACGGGTACGCCACCGCGTGCCCCGGCGGCCCGCTGTACGCGTGGGTGCAGAACGGCGCCCCGCGACCCAAGTCCGAGGAGGACGACCCCATGGCAGGCCTCACCAAGCTGGACATCTTCAACGCGGTGTGGAAGACCGACGCCATCGCTGCGCCGTCCGATGCGACCGACATCAAGACCAATCCCAACTGGCAGGCGCTATCCATCCTGCGGGACACGCAGGCCCGCGTCCGGTCCATGGACAAGCGGGTCGCCGCCATGAGCGCCGCGATCACTGCCCTCGCCGGGCAGGTCGGCAAGGGCGCCGACACCGCAACCATCGTCACCGCGGTCGAGGCCGCCATCGAGTCCGCCGTCATCGACGTGAACATCAACACCAAGGAGCAGTGA
- a CDS encoding phage distal tail protein, producing the protein MAQQRIGRIQWGDLQFGPGSRYHVTAVNGLDDMPDIRAEDINRPDQHGDYTGPDTTGARVIQLGLGLRADSPDELRDLTLALRAATQPQRQSAPLQFLDQDTLVYGKVRQRSIPYDAENLWSTGTAALELYCADPYLYSLDERIASTTAYSPAAGRTYPLSYAGVTELINSVLNPSAELDVSNIAAYSSAGTAATFAQATPGFGARFGVDTNLVTWTASGTGGARYTLGTSYAAGTAVRASAYVYLPSLTGVSAVNLMFFNGTTLLSSVAATTPPAATWTRIEGNYTVAAAQIVTHIGVRLTTTGATTMHLDGVMASTGTTSQPYVDGDQMGCIWDSTPHASTSRRIAGINRVYGDAGTSGRLTAINLGASPAYPVLRLDGPVANPSIEQVTTGGGITLDGTLQAGEFLIIDTRTRAVLLMGSSPRRTWVRAGSLWPLLMPGENEIAYRGTALPGAPGQTSQLTVTWRDTSL; encoded by the coding sequence ATGGCGCAGCAGCGCATCGGCCGAATCCAGTGGGGCGACCTCCAGTTCGGGCCCGGCTCCCGGTACCACGTCACCGCCGTGAACGGCCTCGACGACATGCCCGACATCCGCGCCGAGGACATCAACCGCCCCGACCAACACGGCGACTACACCGGCCCCGACACCACCGGGGCCCGCGTCATTCAGCTCGGCCTCGGCCTGCGCGCCGACTCCCCGGACGAACTCCGCGATCTCACCCTCGCGTTGCGGGCGGCGACGCAGCCACAGCGACAGTCGGCCCCGCTCCAGTTCCTCGACCAAGACACATTGGTGTACGGCAAGGTGCGGCAGCGCTCGATCCCGTACGACGCCGAGAACCTGTGGTCGACCGGCACCGCGGCGCTGGAGCTGTACTGCGCCGACCCGTACCTGTACTCCCTCGACGAGCGCATCGCCTCAACGACCGCGTACTCCCCGGCCGCCGGCCGCACGTACCCGCTGTCGTATGCCGGGGTGACCGAGCTCATCAACTCCGTGCTCAACCCGTCCGCCGAGCTCGACGTATCCAACATCGCCGCGTACTCCTCGGCGGGCACTGCAGCCACCTTTGCGCAGGCCACCCCCGGTTTCGGCGCCCGGTTCGGCGTGGACACCAACCTCGTCACGTGGACCGCCTCCGGAACGGGCGGCGCCCGGTACACCCTCGGCACCAGCTACGCGGCCGGCACCGCAGTCCGCGCCTCGGCGTACGTCTACCTGCCGTCACTGACCGGGGTCAGTGCGGTCAACCTGATGTTCTTCAACGGCACGACGCTGCTCTCCTCGGTCGCCGCGACCACCCCACCCGCCGCGACATGGACGCGCATCGAGGGCAACTACACCGTGGCCGCTGCACAGATCGTCACCCACATCGGAGTGCGCCTCACCACCACCGGCGCGACGACGATGCACCTCGATGGGGTCATGGCCAGCACTGGCACCACCAGTCAGCCGTACGTGGACGGCGACCAGATGGGATGCATCTGGGACAGCACGCCCCACGCCTCGACGTCCCGCCGCATCGCGGGCATCAACCGCGTCTACGGCGACGCCGGAACGAGCGGGCGCCTCACCGCCATCAACCTTGGCGCATCCCCCGCGTACCCCGTGCTGCGCCTCGACGGGCCCGTCGCCAATCCCAGCATCGAGCAGGTCACCACAGGCGGCGGTATCACCCTCGACGGCACGCTCCAGGCCGGTGAATTCCTCATCATCGACACCCGCACCCGCGCGGTGCTCCTCATGGGCAGCAGCCCCCGCCGCACATGGGTCCGCGCCGGATCCCTGTGGCCACTCCTCATGCCTGGCGAGAACGAGATCGCCTACCGCGGCACCGCCCTGCCGGGTGCCCCCGGCCAAACATCCCAGCTCACTGTCACATGGCGCGACACGAGCCTGTAA
- a CDS encoding DUF4097 family beta strand repeat-containing protein, with amino-acid sequence MALHTRTRTLVASVGAVVVVLGLSGCGSADVDDAPVEHKSFAFGGKSLTIDSGNTAVELVPADVDKVEVTRRVDGWVVLGNGPDARWTMRDGRLTLRVKCTAVVSNCEALHQVKVPRGVAVTVDGDNGRVVASGFDTPLTLRSDNGKVTVRDSSAPLKLESDNGGVVTERISSTSVSAQADNGEIRLGFTAVPDRVDTVSDNGRVTIELPKGSQAYAVTAVARNGDISVRVPRSDSSPHVVKARSDNGEITVRTAN; translated from the coding sequence GTGGCACTCCATACCCGCACTCGCACACTCGTCGCGTCCGTCGGAGCCGTAGTCGTCGTCCTGGGGCTGTCCGGTTGCGGAAGTGCGGACGTGGATGACGCACCGGTCGAGCACAAGTCGTTCGCGTTCGGGGGGAAGTCCCTGACGATCGACTCCGGCAATACGGCCGTGGAGCTCGTACCGGCGGATGTGGACAAGGTCGAGGTGACGCGTCGCGTCGACGGGTGGGTGGTGCTCGGGAACGGGCCCGACGCGCGTTGGACGATGCGGGACGGCAGGCTCACGCTGCGGGTGAAGTGCACGGCGGTCGTCAGCAACTGCGAGGCCCTGCATCAGGTGAAGGTGCCGCGTGGGGTCGCGGTGACGGTGGACGGTGACAACGGCAGGGTCGTCGCCTCCGGGTTCGACACTCCTCTCACGCTCCGCTCCGACAACGGGAAGGTGACCGTGCGTGACTCCAGTGCGCCGCTGAAGTTGGAGAGCGACAACGGGGGCGTCGTCACGGAGCGGATCTCCAGCACGTCCGTCTCCGCGCAGGCGGACAACGGGGAGATCCGGCTCGGGTTCACGGCCGTGCCGGATCGGGTGGACACCGTCAGTGACAACGGGCGGGTGACCATCGAGCTGCCGAAGGGGTCGCAGGCGTACGCGGTGACCGCCGTCGCCAGGAACGGAGACATCTCGGTGCGGGTGCCGCGCAGCGACAGCAGTCCGCATGTGGTGAAGGCGCGCAGCGACAACGGGGAAATCACGGTTCGAACCGCGAACTAA
- a CDS encoding phage tail protein gives MPLQRFTRVYGIQDAKISPLTADPAAGTPTYGPVIDVPGIKSFEISGEIEVKTLRGDNTKLATNSAVTNIQVAITHAKLSLDVLTAILGGTVTDTGTTPAQKSVWDLTGDTATMPPFKLEGVTPPNGVDIVGGDMHVSLHKLTLSAFPDLGFAEEDYRIASFTADADPLLSNKKWISIALNETAAAIV, from the coding sequence ATGCCGCTCCAGCGATTCACCCGCGTCTACGGAATCCAGGACGCCAAGATCAGCCCGCTCACTGCCGACCCGGCGGCGGGCACCCCGACGTACGGGCCCGTAATCGACGTGCCGGGCATCAAGTCGTTCGAGATCTCCGGTGAGATCGAGGTCAAGACCCTGCGCGGTGACAACACCAAGCTGGCCACGAACAGCGCGGTCACGAACATTCAGGTGGCCATCACCCACGCCAAGCTGTCCCTCGACGTGCTCACCGCGATCCTCGGCGGCACCGTCACCGACACCGGCACCACCCCGGCGCAGAAGTCCGTATGGGACCTGACCGGCGACACGGCGACGATGCCCCCGTTCAAGCTCGAAGGGGTTACCCCTCCGAACGGTGTCGACATCGTGGGCGGCGACATGCACGTCAGCCTGCACAAGCTCACGCTGTCCGCGTTCCCCGACCTCGGGTTCGCCGAGGAGGACTACCGGATCGCCTCGTTCACCGCGGACGCGGACCCGCTGCTGTCCAACAAGAAGTGGATCAGCATCGCGCTCAACGAGACCGCCGCAGCGATCGTCTGA
- a CDS encoding flavoprotein, with protein MTTLYLLGSAAPPVLEIASVIEDVQSRGYDVCLGLTPSAARWLDPQLPQLEQLTGHPVRSEYKAPTASDVWPPADVALFAPATFNSLNSWALGLTSSFVVGFAAEAIGKGIPLVTMPCVNSAYAQHRALDRSVAELRGMGVTVLYGPGGFEPNQPGERRPYPWHLALDAVASSTA; from the coding sequence ATGACGACTCTCTACCTTCTCGGCTCCGCCGCACCGCCGGTCCTGGAGATCGCCTCGGTGATCGAGGACGTCCAGTCCCGCGGCTACGATGTGTGCCTCGGTCTGACCCCGTCGGCCGCTCGCTGGCTGGATCCGCAACTGCCGCAGCTGGAGCAGCTGACCGGGCACCCGGTGCGGTCCGAGTACAAAGCGCCGACAGCGTCGGACGTATGGCCCCCGGCGGACGTGGCACTGTTCGCGCCGGCCACGTTCAATAGCCTGAACTCGTGGGCTCTCGGGCTCACGTCGAGCTTCGTCGTGGGCTTTGCGGCCGAGGCGATCGGGAAGGGTATCCCGCTCGTCACGATGCCGTGCGTAAACTCCGCCTACGCGCAGCATCGTGCGCTCGATCGAAGCGTTGCCGAGCTGCGAGGCATGGGGGTTACGGTGCTGTACGGCCCTGGTGGATTCGAGCCGAACCAGCCCGGTGAGCGTCGGCCCTACCCGTGGCACCTCGCGCTCGATGCCGTTGCCAGCTCTACGGCGTGA
- a CDS encoding HK97 gp10 family phage protein, whose product MRIGTSATTRINTRQYERGLRRALGGMSDDVKRAVDRTRIDVQNEARRRAPVDTGRLRSSIVSRAENSGRTVGYVVGTNVKYAAAIEYGTDEYDIFPKNKKALYWPGARHPVAKVHHPAMPARPFIRPAVEMAEIFFRANLSQVRAGRGRR is encoded by the coding sequence ATGAGGATCGGCACCTCGGCCACCACCCGCATCAACACCCGCCAGTACGAGCGGGGCCTCCGGCGCGCGCTCGGCGGCATGTCCGACGACGTCAAACGCGCCGTGGACCGCACCCGCATCGACGTGCAGAACGAGGCCCGACGCAGGGCCCCCGTCGACACAGGGCGCCTCCGCTCCTCGATCGTGTCCCGCGCAGAGAACAGCGGGCGCACCGTCGGCTACGTGGTCGGCACCAACGTCAAGTACGCGGCTGCAATCGAGTACGGCACCGACGAATACGACATCTTCCCCAAGAACAAGAAAGCGTTGTACTGGCCCGGCGCCCGGCACCCCGTGGCCAAGGTCCACCACCCCGCCATGCCTGCCCGGCCGTTCATTCGGCCGGCGGTCGAGATGGCTGAGATCTTCTTTCGCGCGAACCTGTCGCAGGTACGTGCCGGGCGGGGGCGTCGCTGA
- a CDS encoding helix-turn-helix domain-containing protein: MPTLGSSGTGERIKEQRRLAQLSQRALAERIPYSYSLLNQVECGARVASAAFTDAVAAALGIDVTLLTGPPHVTDMQHGRLAPLVRPIRESLALYDLAPGGLTPTRPVAKLVLDADRLCQEVRATHLHRAARALPDVIGNLTLTAHTAPSTEAWRALASTYRTAHDIATKLGFPDLALLALDRMGWAADRASDPCLAAIRQYRRALGHAEAEPGLGRRLVEAGQRLVADQTSREGLAVAGQLHLGASAVAARAGNSSAVEQHIAAARELATRVGGEAREVHWLSFGQMNVTLHEMGAAIAMRRYDDALCQARAVKLPPATLTSRRSRYLVDRALVEMETGHPDASLRHLVAARRTAPEQTRYHPRTRETVVGLLHTSRRTSESLVTMATWIGL; encoded by the coding sequence ATGCCCACACTCGGCAGCAGCGGCACTGGCGAACGCATCAAGGAGCAGCGGAGGTTAGCTCAGCTGAGCCAGCGCGCACTGGCGGAGCGGATCCCCTACTCCTACAGCCTGCTCAATCAGGTGGAGTGCGGGGCCCGGGTCGCTTCCGCCGCGTTCACCGATGCCGTGGCTGCCGCCCTCGGGATCGACGTCACTCTCCTCACTGGACCGCCCCACGTGACCGACATGCAGCATGGGCGCCTCGCCCCCCTGGTACGTCCCATCCGTGAGTCTCTTGCCCTGTACGACCTCGCTCCGGGCGGCCTCACACCCACGCGCCCCGTAGCCAAGCTGGTCCTCGACGCTGACCGCCTGTGTCAGGAGGTCCGGGCAACCCACCTGCACCGGGCCGCCCGCGCCCTCCCAGACGTCATCGGGAACCTGACCCTCACAGCCCACACAGCGCCTTCCACAGAGGCATGGCGCGCCCTGGCCTCCACGTACCGCACCGCCCACGACATTGCGACGAAGCTGGGGTTTCCGGACCTCGCACTCCTCGCTCTCGACCGTATGGGGTGGGCCGCTGATCGCGCGTCTGACCCGTGTCTCGCTGCGATCCGTCAGTACCGCCGGGCGCTCGGGCATGCGGAGGCGGAGCCTGGTCTCGGGCGGCGCCTGGTGGAGGCAGGCCAGAGGCTGGTTGCCGACCAGACGTCACGGGAGGGGCTGGCGGTTGCGGGGCAACTGCACCTTGGCGCGTCGGCCGTGGCCGCGCGGGCAGGGAACAGCAGTGCTGTGGAGCAGCACATCGCCGCGGCTCGCGAGCTGGCCACTCGCGTCGGTGGTGAGGCTCGTGAGGTTCACTGGCTGTCGTTCGGCCAGATGAACGTCACCTTGCACGAGATGGGCGCGGCCATTGCCATGCGCCGATACGACGACGCGTTGTGCCAGGCCCGCGCCGTAAAGCTTCCGCCGGCAACGCTGACCTCACGGCGGTCCCGGTATCTCGTGGACCGTGCGCTCGTCGAGATGGAGACCGGACACCCGGACGCCTCGTTGCGCCACCTGGTCGCAGCACGACGGACGGCCCCCGAGCAGACCCGCTATCACCCGCGTACTCGTGAGACCGTCGTCGGCCTGCTCCACACCAGTCGCCGCACGTCGGAGTCCCTCGTCACCATGGCCACCTGGATCGGTTTGTAG
- a CDS encoding phage major capsid protein, with amino-acid sequence MNTNSLPRHPRTGVRAVGIVGGRPVYPIKGGAPTLLEQRDEVARLLADDSYDGDVDELLQRADDIAAKIEQANQRDARLRSLRSASLPAGDPQPDARQQPGMQPDDQGQQHPVSVAEAFVRSKALETFRANGKRGQFGVDHRVAPAGTVTTGTQPQQNTRVPGIIPNNPDFPLLVANLLDRQTSDGTTLEYMRDTSGPQATWNKAAVVAEGADKPKTGPFTFDLITTTLKTVAHWVPITRQAADDNSQLVGYINGRLTYGLDYKLDREILTGNGSTEMQGILTTAGIGAYQPASGNTDAKLITVRKAKTQGELAMYPPDAIVMNPLDWQDIELDTDANGQFRVITTVTDSGAPMRIWGLTVVTSVAMTAGTALLGGYRTGATLWERQGITILMTDSHADYFTANTLVILAERRANVAVHTPQAFVKITFAALP; translated from the coding sequence ATGAACACCAACTCGCTCCCGCGTCACCCCCGGACCGGAGTCCGCGCCGTCGGCATCGTCGGCGGACGCCCGGTCTACCCCATCAAGGGCGGCGCCCCGACGCTGCTGGAGCAGCGCGACGAGGTCGCCCGGCTCCTCGCCGATGACTCGTACGACGGCGACGTCGACGAACTACTCCAGCGCGCCGACGACATCGCCGCGAAGATCGAGCAGGCAAACCAGCGCGACGCCCGCCTCCGGTCGCTGCGTTCGGCATCACTGCCGGCCGGTGACCCGCAGCCCGACGCCCGGCAGCAGCCGGGCATGCAGCCCGACGACCAGGGCCAGCAGCACCCGGTGAGCGTTGCCGAGGCGTTCGTCCGGTCCAAGGCGCTGGAGACGTTCCGCGCGAACGGCAAGCGCGGACAGTTCGGAGTCGATCACCGCGTCGCCCCGGCCGGCACTGTCACCACGGGCACGCAGCCGCAGCAGAACACCCGCGTTCCGGGGATCATCCCGAACAACCCGGACTTCCCCCTCCTGGTGGCGAACCTTCTGGACCGGCAGACGTCGGACGGGACCACGCTGGAGTACATGCGGGACACGTCGGGTCCGCAGGCCACATGGAACAAGGCGGCCGTCGTCGCCGAAGGTGCGGACAAGCCCAAGACCGGGCCGTTCACGTTCGACCTGATCACCACCACCCTCAAGACGGTTGCCCATTGGGTGCCGATCACGAGGCAGGCCGCGGACGACAACTCGCAGCTGGTCGGCTACATCAACGGCCGTCTCACCTACGGCCTCGACTACAAGCTCGACCGCGAGATCCTCACCGGCAACGGGTCGACTGAGATGCAGGGCATCCTCACGACTGCCGGGATCGGCGCGTACCAGCCCGCCTCGGGCAACACCGACGCCAAGCTGATCACCGTCCGCAAGGCCAAGACGCAGGGCGAGTTGGCGATGTACCCGCCGGACGCCATCGTGATGAACCCGCTCGATTGGCAGGACATCGAGTTGGACACCGACGCGAACGGGCAGTTCCGCGTCATCACGACTGTCACCGACTCCGGTGCGCCCATGCGTATTTGGGGCCTCACCGTCGTGACCAGCGTGGCCATGACCGCGGGCACCGCGCTCCTCGGCGGCTACCGCACCGGCGCGACCCTGTGGGAGCGGCAGGGCATCACGATCCTCATGACCGACAGCCACGCGGACTACTTCACCGCGAACACGCTGGTCATCCTCGCCGAGCGGCGGGCGAACGTAGCGGTCCACACCCCGCAGGCGTTCGTCAAGATCACGTTTGCGGCGCTGCCGTAA
- a CDS encoding phage tail protein, translated as MADDINLPNLVSHLQVNLANTSGIAADAARQGSAVGAALGAGIQREVRDAVNNIPDVQIDANSSDLDRDLARVRGELDQLASQRIGVDISIEDALRQLDRLEPHLDRLSHTHPNINVRAATAGAMRQLEQLRAAATAVPPEIDVDVDVDTERSTHDVGELSGALNGLGPAAASGAGTASLAIAGIAASSVGAGAALAALPLAFAGLGAVALKENKQVKAAFADMGKSIKSTLADAAAPLIPVFKDIAKQVSGIVRELGPALKEAFTATGPLLKPLVAGFGALAKNAMPGLITGLKAAGPVIDALGKGLGDIGTGLAGFFEGIAGGADGAAQGLGGLLSIFGKLLPPLGSLLGQMAELGGPILTALAPAIDTLVSAFGDGLSPIMEALGPVLKSAAKAIGELVTSAAPLLPVIGELVAGLLPVLTPLLDACARIFKALAPVVQTVADTLQDTLNPVLAALPGIIEPLAALIADQLVYWIGFLGDLLVEMGPSLVQVGEACGELLVALSPLIVAFADFSTKLLEEIAPYLPGLIEVIGGLAAALATGLAGAITNIVIPALQIIAALLSGDFSGALDIAKQAAVNMVASTIKNFRDLPGKARDALAPLGGKLREQVTRAGLDMVAAIQTKIGEAVRRVAELPGKARAALGDLSRLLATAGAALVAGFVSGIRSAIPSVTSVLAGLTDMIPKWKGPKKRDATLLTPAGKLIIKSLVDGIDASTAALKSKLGSVTNLIERAISINSGNRKKKSGLGSLLSRVEKDNKRLLSLAKQRDTVAAKLKDAQKKLDDAVKARTKAAADFRDGILGDANITSGNSIVNSVAAITVGLQQAVAKAKAFGDNLAKLKKAGLRSDLLGDIAAAGVDGGAATAQALARATPTELKRINDLQAQLAKAATSTGNSVAGALYDSGVKAAQGLVDGLKKQQGSIEKQMKKIAEAMLKAIRKALDMHSPSRKARQIGQLFMQGMPLGFEDMRAAVTRSAASVANAAAGAASAVATVTPSIPAPGQLTTAYAGTAGAPTTNNTFNLYQSEATPDGILRALSWQGLIGRKGR; from the coding sequence GTGGCCGATGACATCAACCTGCCGAACCTCGTCTCGCACTTGCAGGTCAACCTTGCGAACACCAGCGGCATCGCCGCGGATGCCGCACGCCAAGGGTCCGCCGTCGGCGCGGCCCTCGGCGCCGGCATCCAACGCGAGGTCCGCGACGCCGTCAACAACATCCCTGACGTCCAGATCGATGCGAACAGCAGCGACCTCGACCGCGACCTTGCACGCGTCCGCGGGGAACTCGACCAGCTCGCCTCGCAGCGCATCGGCGTCGACATCAGCATCGAGGACGCGCTACGCCAGCTCGACCGGCTGGAGCCTCACCTCGACCGGCTCTCACATACGCACCCGAACATCAACGTCCGGGCCGCCACCGCCGGGGCGATGCGCCAGCTGGAGCAGCTCCGAGCTGCCGCAACCGCAGTGCCACCCGAAATCGACGTGGACGTCGACGTCGATACCGAGCGCAGCACCCACGATGTCGGCGAGCTGTCCGGGGCACTCAACGGCCTCGGCCCGGCCGCCGCATCGGGCGCCGGCACGGCGAGTCTGGCCATCGCTGGAATCGCCGCGTCTTCCGTTGGTGCGGGTGCCGCGCTGGCCGCGCTGCCTCTGGCGTTCGCCGGGCTCGGCGCGGTGGCGCTGAAGGAAAACAAGCAGGTCAAGGCAGCGTTCGCCGACATGGGCAAGTCGATCAAGTCGACGCTCGCCGACGCCGCCGCCCCTTTGATCCCCGTTTTCAAGGACATCGCCAAGCAGGTGTCCGGCATCGTCAGGGAACTCGGGCCCGCCCTCAAAGAGGCGTTCACCGCGACGGGCCCGCTCCTTAAGCCGCTCGTCGCCGGGTTCGGCGCCCTGGCCAAGAACGCGATGCCGGGGCTGATCACGGGACTGAAGGCTGCCGGACCCGTGATTGACGCGCTCGGCAAGGGACTCGGCGACATCGGCACCGGGCTGGCCGGATTCTTCGAGGGCATCGCGGGCGGCGCGGACGGTGCCGCCCAAGGGCTCGGCGGGCTCCTCAGCATCTTCGGGAAGCTGTTGCCCCCGCTAGGATCCCTGCTCGGCCAGATGGCCGAGCTCGGCGGGCCGATCCTGACGGCCCTCGCCCCGGCCATCGACACGCTCGTATCTGCTTTCGGCGACGGGCTGTCCCCAATCATGGAGGCCCTCGGGCCTGTCCTGAAATCCGCAGCCAAGGCGATCGGGGAACTGGTTACGTCCGCGGCCCCGCTGCTCCCCGTCATCGGGGAACTGGTCGCCGGGCTGCTGCCCGTACTGACGCCGCTACTCGATGCCTGCGCCCGCATCTTCAAGGCCCTGGCCCCCGTCGTGCAGACCGTCGCCGACACCCTGCAAGACACCCTCAACCCCGTGCTGGCCGCGCTGCCGGGCATCATCGAGCCACTCGCCGCCCTGATTGCTGACCAGCTCGTCTACTGGATCGGGTTCCTCGGCGACCTCCTCGTCGAGATGGGCCCGTCGCTGGTGCAGGTGGGCGAGGCGTGCGGTGAGCTCCTCGTTGCTCTGTCCCCGCTGATCGTGGCTTTCGCCGACTTCAGCACCAAGCTGCTTGAGGAGATCGCCCCGTACCTGCCCGGCCTGATCGAGGTCATCGGCGGTCTGGCCGCCGCTCTCGCAACCGGCCTCGCCGGTGCGATCACGAACATTGTGATCCCCGCCCTCCAGATCATCGCCGCCCTGCTCTCCGGCGACTTCAGCGGCGCCCTCGACATCGCGAAGCAGGCCGCGGTGAACATGGTCGCCAGCACGATCAAGAACTTCCGGGACCTGCCCGGTAAAGCCAGGGACGCCCTCGCCCCGCTCGGCGGAAAGCTGCGCGAGCAGGTCACACGAGCAGGGCTCGACATGGTCGCCGCGATCCAGACCAAGATCGGCGAGGCCGTCCGCCGCGTGGCCGAACTACCCGGCAAGGCACGGGCCGCGCTCGGCGACCTCAGCCGCCTGCTCGCCACGGCCGGCGCCGCGCTGGTCGCCGGGTTCGTGTCTGGTATCCGCTCGGCGATCCCGTCCGTGACGAGTGTGCTGGCTGGGCTGACGGACATGATCCCGAAGTGGAAGGGCCCGAAGAAGCGGGATGCCACGCTGCTGACCCCGGCGGGCAAGCTGATCATCAAGAGCCTCGTCGACGGCATCGACGCATCGACGGCCGCGCTCAAGTCGAAGCTGGGCAGCGTCACCAACCTGATCGAGCGCGCGATCAGCATCAACTCCGGTAACCGCAAGAAGAAAAGCGGTCTCGGGTCGCTGCTCTCGCGGGTGGAGAAGGACAACAAGAGGCTGCTGTCCCTGGCCAAGCAGCGCGACACTGTGGCAGCCAAGCTGAAGGACGCACAGAAGAAGCTCGACGACGCGGTCAAGGCCCGCACCAAGGCTGCCGCGGACTTCCGTGACGGCATCCTCGGCGACGCGAACATCACCTCCGGCAACAGCATCGTCAACTCGGTCGCCGCTATCACGGTCGGGCTGCAACAGGCCGTCGCCAAGGCCAAGGCATTCGGCGACAACCTCGCCAAGCTGAAAAAGGCCGGGCTCCGGTCCGACCTCCTCGGCGACATTGCCGCGGCGGGTGTCGACGGTGGCGCAGCCACGGCGCAGGCACTGGCCCGCGCAACTCCGACCGAGCTGAAGAGGATCAATGATCTTCAGGCGCAGCTCGCCAAGGCAGCCACGTCCACCGGCAACAGCGTGGCCGGCGCCCTGTACGACTCCGGCGTCAAGGCTGCGCAAGGCCTGGTGGATGGGCTGAAGAAGCAGCAGGGCTCGATCGAGAAGCAAATGAAGAAGATCGCCGAGGCCATGCTCAAGGCCATCCGTAAGGCGCTCGACATGCACTCTCCGAGCCGTAAGGCCCGGCAGATCGGCCAGCTGTTCATGCAGGGCATGCCGCTCGGATTCGAGGACATGCGCGCAGCCGTCACCAGGTCTGCCGCGTCCGTGGCGAACGCTGCGGCCGGCGCGGCATCCGCCGTAGCGACGGTGACGCCGAGCATCCCCGCACCCGGCCAGCTCACCACCGCCTACGCAGGCACCGCCGGGGCCCCGACGACGAACAACACCTTCAACCTCTACCAGTCCGAGGCCACCCCGGACGGCATCCTGCGCGCCCTTTCCTGGCAGGGCCTCATCGGACGAAAGGGGCGATGA